Proteins encoded in a region of the Deefgea piscis genome:
- the mutS gene encoding DNA mismatch repair protein MutS, with amino-acid sequence MAKSSKTSAAPTHTPMMAQYFSLKADHTDKLVFYRMGDFYELFYEDAVKAARLLDITLTTRGSSAGEPIKMCGIPFHSLEPYLAKLVKLGESIAICEQIGDPATSKGPVERKVMRVVTPGTLTDAALLDDKQENRLLALRFVKGRLGMAWLSLASGDFALMDSDVEKIGSELERLRPAEILVPEGTELALLDQLRIPVRKIASWQFENDSAQRNLSRHFSVHDLSGFGVNNDMLALGAAGALLDYVRSTQGGSLPALDGLRVESTTQYIELDAATRRNLEITETIRGETAPTLFSLLDQCATGMGSRLLAHWLHHPLRQHHKIIERQDAISTLIEQARGETLYPVLREIADIERIVSRIALRSARPRDLASLRSSLQVLPQLAAQLPHNGLFRGLAAALNAEPAIASLLQAAIQAEPGVLIREGGVIADGYSRDLDELRHIQSNCGDFLTQLELRERERTGISSLRVEYNRVAGFFIEVTNSYLSQVPEDYRRRQTMKNAERYITPELKQFEEKALSANERALALEKQLYEGLIEALQVHLSTLRLAGQAVATLDVLVCLAQRAELSGYIAPHFCDDAVLHIEAGRHPVVEAQIDDFIPNSAEFHLARKLLLITGPNMGGKSTYMRQVALIVLLAHIGSYVPAQSAKIGRVDRIFTRIGASDDLAGGRSTFMVEMTETANILNNANEYSLVLMDEVGRGTSTFDGLALAWSIARALIEKNRSYTLFATHYFELTRLAQDYPQVSNVHLDAVEHKDKIIFLHAVQEGPASQSYGIAVASLAGVPRDVVRQAKRKLLDLEQNSLQNGPQADLFAVNHYDEAMELELHPAVEALQDINADELSPRDALALIYRLQALI; translated from the coding sequence ATGGCCAAAAGCAGCAAAACGTCCGCCGCCCCAACCCACACGCCCATGATGGCGCAATATTTTTCGCTCAAGGCCGATCACACCGACAAGTTGGTGTTTTATCGCATGGGGGATTTTTACGAGTTATTTTATGAGGATGCAGTCAAAGCGGCGCGTTTGCTCGATATCACGCTCACTACCCGTGGCAGTAGCGCCGGTGAACCGATCAAAATGTGCGGCATTCCGTTTCACTCGCTTGAACCGTACTTGGCTAAATTGGTCAAACTTGGCGAGTCCATTGCCATTTGTGAACAAATTGGTGATCCAGCCACCAGCAAAGGACCGGTCGAGCGCAAAGTCATGCGCGTGGTCACACCAGGCACCCTAACCGACGCGGCGCTGCTGGACGACAAACAAGAAAACCGCCTGTTGGCACTGCGTTTTGTCAAAGGCCGACTGGGCATGGCCTGGCTATCACTGGCATCGGGTGATTTTGCTTTGATGGATTCTGATGTCGAAAAAATCGGCTCAGAACTAGAGCGCCTGCGCCCTGCTGAAATCTTAGTGCCCGAAGGCACTGAGCTGGCACTGCTTGATCAGCTACGCATTCCAGTACGCAAAATTGCCAGCTGGCAATTTGAAAATGACAGCGCCCAGCGCAATCTGAGCCGGCATTTTAGCGTCCATGATTTAAGCGGCTTTGGCGTAAATAACGACATGCTGGCACTCGGCGCTGCCGGCGCCTTGCTCGATTATGTTCGCAGCACGCAAGGCGGCTCGCTGCCAGCACTCGATGGTCTACGGGTAGAAAGCACCACGCAATACATTGAGCTCGATGCTGCCACACGGCGCAATCTTGAAATCACCGAAACCATTCGTGGCGAAACTGCACCCACGCTGTTTTCTTTACTTGATCAATGTGCGACTGGCATGGGCTCGCGACTATTGGCGCACTGGCTACACCACCCCTTACGCCAACACCACAAAATCATCGAACGACAAGATGCAATTAGCACGCTGATTGAGCAAGCGCGCGGTGAAACGCTATATCCAGTCCTGCGTGAAATCGCTGATATCGAGCGCATCGTTTCCCGCATTGCACTGCGCAGCGCCCGCCCCCGCGATCTGGCGAGTTTACGCAGCAGTTTGCAGGTATTGCCGCAATTGGCCGCGCAGCTCCCGCACAACGGATTATTTCGCGGCTTAGCGGCGGCTCTGAATGCGGAACCTGCCATTGCCAGCTTGCTACAAGCGGCAATTCAAGCCGAACCGGGGGTATTAATTCGTGAAGGCGGCGTGATTGCAGATGGCTATTCGCGCGATCTGGATGAATTACGTCATATTCAAAGCAACTGCGGCGACTTTCTTACTCAGCTTGAATTACGCGAACGCGAACGCACCGGCATTAGCAGTTTACGAGTGGAGTATAACCGCGTAGCTGGCTTTTTTATTGAGGTTACCAACTCATACCTTAGCCAAGTACCAGAAGACTACCGCCGTCGGCAAACGATGAAAAATGCCGAGCGTTATATCACGCCAGAATTAAAGCAGTTTGAAGAAAAAGCCCTGTCTGCCAATGAACGGGCTTTAGCGCTGGAAAAACAACTTTATGAAGGCCTCATCGAAGCGCTGCAAGTTCACCTGAGCACGCTGCGTCTCGCTGGCCAAGCAGTGGCCACACTGGATGTACTCGTCTGTTTAGCGCAGCGTGCCGAACTGAGCGGTTATATTGCCCCGCACTTTTGTGACGATGCGGTCTTACACATCGAAGCTGGTCGCCACCCTGTGGTTGAAGCGCAAATTGACGACTTCATTCCCAATAGCGCCGAGTTTCATTTAGCGCGCAAATTACTGCTGATTACCGGCCCAAATATGGGCGGTAAATCGACGTATATGCGGCAAGTGGCCCTTATTGTCTTACTGGCGCACATCGGTAGTTACGTGCCAGCACAAAGCGCCAAGATCGGCCGAGTAGATCGAATTTTTACTCGCATTGGGGCGAGCGATGATTTAGCCGGTGGCCGATCGACCTTTATGGTCGAAATGACCGAAACCGCCAATATTTTGAATAATGCCAACGAATACAGCTTGGTGCTGATGGATGAAGTTGGCCGTGGTACATCGACTTTTGATGGTTTAGCGCTGGCTTGGTCCATCGCTCGCGCCTTAATCGAAAAAAATCGCAGCTATACCCTGTTTGCCACGCACTACTTTGAACTAACTCGACTTGCCCAAGATTACCCACAAGTGAGCAATGTGCATTTGGATGCGGTTGAACACAAAGACAAAATCATCTTTTTACACGCGGTCCAAGAAGGCCCCGCCTCACAAAGCTATGGGATTGCCGTTGCCAGCTTAGCGGGCGTGCCGCGTGACGTAGTTCGTCAAGCCAAACGCAAATTACTGGACTTAGAACAAAATAGCTTACAAAATGGGCCTCAAGCTGATTTATTTGCCGTCAACCATTATGACGAAGCAATGGAACTAGAATTGCATCCCGCTGTCGAAGCATTACAAGACATCAATGCGGACGAACTCAGCCCACGTGACGCACTGGCTTTGATTTATCGTTTGCAAGCGCTCATTTAG
- a CDS encoding pseudouridine synthase, with the protein MKTVKARRPQPAIREGRAADQQRSANKAGSRGKPAAQPLQTPFAKTGATKKKPVSASEAARNRAKNLPDTGRSSTPATGTRKRGNSTVGMSRMIAQAIAKTTGAREVQGIKTPAEVVETTQTTVVHHGDKSGKNVKRAKRMKQRQGSQQELAFQQILREKRLASTEIEDDRLQKVLAYSGLGSRRDMEEVIEAERVTIGGRIATLGCKVSPGDEVRIDGKRVALKWPDRMVRIIMYHKQEGELVSRDDPEGRVTVFDRLRRVYSSKWIAIGRLDFNTTGLLLFTTSGELANRMTHPSFQVEREYAVRVHGQLTPEQMKELTQGVKLDDGEAHFTRIEDRGGEGSNHWYHVVIKEGRNREVRRMFEHFNIMVSRLTRIRFGMFSLPGRLKRGEFYELSETEVLAATKWAGLTIMGQVKD; encoded by the coding sequence ATGAAAACAGTTAAAGCCCGCCGTCCGCAGCCCGCGATCCGTGAAGGCCGTGCTGCCGACCAGCAACGAAGCGCCAATAAGGCGGGCAGTCGTGGTAAACCCGCTGCTCAACCGTTGCAAACGCCTTTTGCCAAAACCGGCGCAACCAAAAAGAAACCTGTCTCAGCGAGCGAAGCAGCGCGTAATCGCGCCAAAAACTTGCCCGACACTGGGCGCTCTTCTACCCCTGCCACCGGTACGCGTAAACGCGGCAATTCCACCGTTGGCATGAGCCGCATGATTGCCCAAGCCATCGCCAAAACCACTGGCGCTCGCGAAGTTCAAGGCATCAAAACACCGGCTGAAGTGGTAGAAACCACGCAAACCACCGTTGTTCATCATGGTGATAAAAGCGGTAAAAACGTCAAACGCGCCAAACGCATGAAGCAACGCCAAGGCTCACAACAAGAGCTGGCGTTTCAGCAAATTTTGCGTGAAAAACGCCTTGCCAGCACTGAAATCGAAGACGATCGCTTACAAAAAGTTTTGGCTTACTCCGGCCTAGGTTCACGCCGTGATATGGAAGAAGTCATCGAGGCCGAACGCGTCACCATCGGTGGTCGTATCGCCACGCTGGGTTGCAAAGTCAGCCCTGGTGACGAAGTACGTATTGATGGCAAGCGTGTGGCGCTTAAATGGCCAGACCGCATGGTGCGCATCATTATGTACCACAAACAAGAAGGCGAATTGGTCAGCCGTGATGATCCAGAAGGCCGCGTCACCGTATTTGATCGTTTACGCCGCGTTTATTCCAGCAAATGGATTGCCATTGGTCGTTTGGACTTTAACACCACCGGTCTCTTGCTGTTCACCACCTCGGGCGAATTGGCCAACCGGATGACACATCCGAGCTTTCAAGTTGAACGCGAATACGCAGTTCGAGTTCATGGCCAGCTCACCCCAGAGCAGATGAAAGAGCTCACCCAAGGCGTGAAACTTGATGACGGTGAAGCGCACTTTACTCGCATCGAAGATCGTGGCGGCGAAGGCAGTAATCACTGGTACCACGTGGTGATCAAAGAAGGCCGTAACCGCGAAGTTCGCCGGATGTTTGAACACTTCAACATCATGGTGAGCCGCCTAACGCGGATCCGCTTTGGTATGTTTAGTCTGCCGGGCCGCCTTAAGCGCGGTGAGTTTTATGAACTCTCTGAAACCGAAGTATTGGCCGCAACTAAATGGGCTGGCCTCACAATCATGGGGCAGGTAAAAGACTAA
- the greB gene encoding transcription elongation factor GreB, translating into MSKAFTTESTGDDDDVIPADLIIPSGSKNYITPHGWQRLKNELYQLVTKERPELTHLINWAASNGDRSENADYQYGKRRLREIDRRIRFLTKRLEIAEVVDPCTRENTEQVFFSATVSYEREDGHSETISIVGVDETDLTLNHISWTAPVARALLKAREGDVVLLRTPAGVEELEVTQIRYIEIVRPE; encoded by the coding sequence ATGAGCAAAGCATTCACTACCGAATCCACTGGCGATGATGATGACGTAATCCCTGCGGATTTAATCATCCCATCAGGCAGCAAAAACTACATCACGCCGCATGGCTGGCAACGCCTAAAAAACGAACTCTACCAACTCGTGACCAAAGAGCGCCCTGAGCTCACCCACCTCATCAACTGGGCAGCGAGTAATGGCGACCGTTCAGAAAATGCTGATTATCAATATGGTAAACGCCGCTTACGCGAAATAGATCGCCGCATTCGCTTTTTAACCAAACGCTTAGAAATCGCCGAAGTCGTCGACCCTTGTACCCGAGAAAACACCGAGCAAGTCTTTTTTAGCGCCACTGTCAGCTACGAGCGCGAAGATGGTCACAGCGAAACCATCAGCATTGTCGGCGTGGATGAAACCGATCTCACCCTCAATCACATCAGCTGGACTGCGCCCGTCGCCCGAGCTTTACTCAAAGCCAGAGAAGGCGATGTCGTGCTATTACGCACCCCTGCCGGCGTCGAAGAGCTTGAAGTCACTCAAATTCGTTATATCGAGATTGTCCGCCCAGAATAA